The Thermococcus henrietii genome segment GGCCTGCGCCCTTATGTGCCCGGCAGAGGCGATTCAGTACGGCCCGCTTGAGATTGTCCTCGAACTCGTTAAGGAGAGGCGCGCCAAGAACATTCCGGAGCACCAGCGCGAGCTAAGCGATAAGGAGCTGAAGAGGAGCGTTACTTCCGGCTACTCCGTTCTCTGACACCTTTTTGTTTCGGTGGTGTGAAAATGGAAAGGATAGGGCTGAGTGACGTTATCGGGAACGCAAGGAGAGTAGTCCTGTGGGGAATAGGAAACGAAAAGCGGGGCGACTACGGCTTCGGGGCCTATCTTGCTGAGGCCCTTATGATAGCCATTAGAAACCCGAACTTCCTCGTCCTCAACTGCAGGGAGGTTCCGGAGAGCCAGGCCGGGGTCACGGTTAGATTTGCCCCTGAGCTTCTTATCATCGCAGTCCCCCTCGAGCTCGGTGAGGAACCAGGAAAGCTCGTCGTTGCCGAGCCCTGGGAGGCCATTGAAGACATTCCCGAGGAGTTCAGACCGCAACTTGAGGTCACCCTGAGGCACGTGAGCGAGCTCTTACCTGACACTAAAATATTGCTTCTCGGCTGCCAGCCAGGAAGTGAAAAAACAATAACACCCAATATTAAAGAGTGCGTTGAAAATCTGGCGCTTGGAATATCAGCTTTGTACCTTTAGCTGGAGATTAAGCCGTATCGCTCCAAGTCATTTTTTAAGCGGTCAACTGCTTTTTTGATATCTTCCTCCGTCTTTGCCCCAGAAACGACAATTTTTCCACTGTTGAATATAAGGATAGTCATTGAAGAATCTCTCACCCTGTAAACAACACCGGGGAATATCTCAGGCTCGTACTCAACGTTTGGAAGGGTTAGTGCGATTTCCTCAAGCTCGACGTTTCCAAGACCTATATCACCCGCGGCCACAATGTTCTCAATTTTAATAGATGGACTTCCTTCAAACTTCATTCCCAGAGATTCAAGCATATGCCTGAGATACAGGACTGCGGTTTCTATCGTTTTAACGTCTCTGGCTCCGGTGCATACCAAGCGTCCGGAGTAGAATATCAAAAAAGTAACCTCCGGTGATTGCATTCTGTAAGCGGCTCCCGGAAAAGTTCTGGGGTTATACTTAATTGGAGCGAGATTTTTTACCACGAGGTTCATATCTATGGGGCCATGCAGGTCAATCGATGCCACGATATTCTCAATTTCGAGTGTCATTTAATCCACCAAGAGTTGACTAAAGAATGAAACCTTAAACTTAACGTTCCGAAATGGAAAAAACAGAAGAAAAGAAGGCTCACTCCTCCGGCTTCGGGAGGGTGACCTCGACGCCGAGGACCTTCCACATGGCCTTTATCTGCTCACGCATAACGTCGATGGCCTCCGGCTGCTTGAAGAGGTGCTTGAACCTGCCCTGAAGCTTGAGGTACTCCTCGATGGGCTTCTTGAACTCTATGGCAACTACTCTGCCTCCCTCGCGCTTGACCTTCGCGCCTCCTCCGGGGCTCTGTATCTTGATGTTGTGGAAGTCGCCGTTCTCAATCTCGAAGAGTGGCCATATTCCTGTCTCGATGGCGAGCCTCGCTATCTCAACTCCCTTCTCGAGCGGGCTCTTCCAGCCGGTAGGGCAGGTACAGTGCATCTGAATGAAGGCCGGACCATCAACCTTTGCCGCCTTTTTCACCTTTCTAACCAGGTCAAAGGGGTTGCCTATGCTCGCGGTTGCCACGTAGGGTATCTGGTGGGCTGCAGCTATAAGGGCGACCCATTTCTTGGGCTTGTCCTCACCGATGGAGTACTTGCCGGGCGGTGAGGTGGTCGTCCAGGCTCCGTAGGGGGTTGAGGAGCTCCTCTGGATTCCGGTGTTCATGTAAGCCTCGTTGTCGTACATGACGTAAACGACGTTGTGACGCCTCTCAAGCATACCACTGAGGGCCTGCATACCGATGTCCGCGGTTCCTCCATCTCCACCAAATGCAAGAATCTTGCCCTTGAGTCCCTTCTTCTTCCAAGCGGCCTCAACACCGCTCGCCACTGCCGCGGCGTTCTCAAAAGCCACGTGAACCCACGGGGCCTTCCAGGCGGTGTACGGGAAGACGGCGCTAACAACCTCCATACAGCCCGTTGCGTGGGCGATGGCGAAGGCATCGGGGTCGCCGTACTTCTCCTCCATGGCCTCGCTAAAGGCCTTGGTAACGAGCTTCATTCCGGTTGCACAGCCACAGCCAGCACAGGCGGCGTGGCCCGGTGCCCAGTACTCGCGAGTTGTAATCGGGGGCTTCCTAACGGCCATCTTCATCACCTCACAGAATCTCCTTCCTAAGGCCTATCCAGTTGACCTCGTCAAACTCCTCTCCGTTGAGGGCCTTCTGCGCAATCGCGAGGGCCTCGTCAAGGTCCTTGAAGGTGACGTCCCTGCCACCGAGTCCGAGGATGAAGTCCACTATGACCGGCTTCTCCTTCTCGTTCACGAGGGTCCTGCTGAAGTCCTGGAAGAGGGCTCCGCCGACGCTGAAGGTGACGTTCTTCTCAAGGAGAGCGAGAACCTTAGCCTTCTTGGCCAGCTCGCGAACCTCTTCAATCGGGAACGGCCTGTAAACGGTCATCTTCGCGGCTCCGGCCTTTATGCCCTTCTCGCGGAGGTGGTCGACGTATTCCTTGACGGTTCCGGCGAGTGAACCCATGGTGACGAAGATTATCTCGGCGTCATCTGTGCGGTACTCCTCAATCTTCTGGTACTTCCTGCCGAACTTCTTCTCGAACTCCTCGAAGACCTCGTCGATGACCTTCCTCGCGTTCTCGTTGGCCTCCCAGACCTTGTATCTGGCCTCCATGTAGTGGGCGGGGAAGGCAAGGGTACCCTGGGTTATCGGCCTCTTCGGGTCAAGGTAAGCGTGCTTCGGCTCGTACTCGCCGAGGAACTCGTCAACGAGCTCCTGGTCAGGTATCTCAACGGGCTCGACGGTGTGGGTGAGGATGAACGCGTCGAAGCCGACCATCGCCGGGAGAAGGACCCTCTCGTCCTCGGCGACCTTGAAGGCTATCAGGATTAAATCGAGGGCCTCCTGGTTGTTCTCGGCGTAGAACTGGAGCCAGCCGGTGTCGCGCTCGCTTATGCTGTCCTGCCAGTCGTTCCAGATGTTAATCGGTGCGCTCAGAGAGCGGTTTCCAATGGCCATAACTATCGGAAGGCGCATTCCAGCGGCGATGAAGAGTATCTCGTGCATCAAAGCGAGACCCTGAGAAGCGGTCGCGGTGAAGGTCCTAACGCCCGCCGCTGAGGCACCGACACAGGCTGAAATGGCCGAGTGCTCGCTCTCGACCTTGATGAACTCCGCATCGAGCTCGCCGTTGGCGACGAACTCGCTGATTTTCTCCGGAATGAGGGTCGACGGCGTAATCGGGAAGGCCGCTATGACCTTCGGCTTGGCAAGCTTCGCGGCCCAGGCGGCCGCCTCGTTGGCTTTCATAACCGTCCTAATCGGCATCTTTCACCACCTCACTTGGTCTCCCTAACCATTATTATCGCGTCGGTCGGGCACTCGTTCGCGCAGATTCCACAACCCTTACAGTAGTCGTAGTCGAAGACCGGGTAGTTCTCCTCGTCGAGGTAGATGGCCGGCTCCGGGCAGTAGATGTAGCAGAGGTAGCACCTAACGCACTTGTCCCTGTGGAACTCGGGCATGAAGACACGCCAGGAACCGGTCTTGTTGATTACGCTACTCCCCGGGATGTAGGCAATCGCTCCCGGCGTCATCTTTTCGCTATACTCCTTCTGAACCCTCTCTATGTCGGCCTTAAACGGGCTCTCAGCCATTTATATCACCCCTGGTGAGTTATCAGAGGGAAACTTAAACTTTGCGTGGACAAATATGAAAGGTTCAGCCGAAGACCTCGGCGAGCTTCTTAAGCTTCTCCCACTCGCGAAGCACCCAGCTCTGGAGGTTCTCGATGTCCTCCCTGGTCATGTACTTGAACCTGCCCTGGAGCTTGAGGAACTCCTCAATTGGCTTCGGCTCCTTCTTGGGCGAGGGCATGTTTATCTTGTACTTTCCGTTCTCGTACTCGAAGAGCGGGAAGTATGCGGTCTGAACTGCGAGCCTTGCTATCTCGATGCTCTTGTCGGTGGGTGAGCGCCAGCCGGTCGGACAGGGAGCAAAGAGCTGGATGAAGCTCGGCCCCTCTATCTTCCTGGCCTTCTTGAGCTTCCTTATGAAGTCCTCCGGGAAGGCGACGCTTGCCGTGGCCGCGTAGGGAACCTCGTGGGCGATGACGATGTCGATG includes the following:
- the porA gene encoding pyruvate synthase subunit PorA; the encoded protein is MPIRTVMKANEAAAWAAKLAKPKVIAAFPITPSTLIPEKISEFVANGELDAEFIKVESEHSAISACVGASAAGVRTFTATASQGLALMHEILFIAAGMRLPIVMAIGNRSLSAPINIWNDWQDSISERDTGWLQFYAENNQEALDLILIAFKVAEDERVLLPAMVGFDAFILTHTVEPVEIPDQELVDEFLGEYEPKHAYLDPKRPITQGTLAFPAHYMEARYKVWEANENARKVIDEVFEEFEKKFGRKYQKIEEYRTDDAEIIFVTMGSLAGTVKEYVDHLREKGIKAGAAKMTVYRPFPIEEVRELAKKAKVLALLEKNVTFSVGGALFQDFSRTLVNEKEKPVIVDFILGLGGRDVTFKDLDEALAIAQKALNGEEFDEVNWIGLRKEIL
- a CDS encoding TATA-box-binding protein encodes the protein MTLEIENIVASIDLHGPIDMNLVVKNLAPIKYNPRTFPGAAYRMQSPEVTFLIFYSGRLVCTGARDVKTIETAVLYLRHMLESLGMKFEGSPSIKIENIVAAGDIGLGNVELEEIALTLPNVEYEPEIFPGVVYRVRDSSMTILIFNSGKIVVSGAKTEEDIKKAVDRLKNDLERYGLISS
- the porD gene encoding pyruvate synthase subunit PorD is translated as MAESPFKADIERVQKEYSEKMTPGAIAYIPGSSVINKTGSWRVFMPEFHRDKCVRCYLCYIYCPEPAIYLDEENYPVFDYDYCKGCGICANECPTDAIIMVRETK
- a CDS encoding hydrogenase maturation protease encodes the protein MERIGLSDVIGNARRVVLWGIGNEKRGDYGFGAYLAEALMIAIRNPNFLVLNCREVPESQAGVTVRFAPELLIIAVPLELGEEPGKLVVAEPWEAIEDIPEEFRPQLEVTLRHVSELLPDTKILLLGCQPGSEKTITPNIKECVENLALGISALYL
- the porB gene encoding pyruvate synthase subunit PorB; the protein is MAVRKPPITTREYWAPGHAACAGCGCATGMKLVTKAFSEAMEEKYGDPDAFAIAHATGCMEVVSAVFPYTAWKAPWVHVAFENAAAVASGVEAAWKKKGLKGKILAFGGDGGTADIGMQALSGMLERRHNVVYVMYDNEAYMNTGIQRSSSTPYGAWTTTSPPGKYSIGEDKPKKWVALIAAAHQIPYVATASIGNPFDLVRKVKKAAKVDGPAFIQMHCTCPTGWKSPLEKGVEIARLAIETGIWPLFEIENGDFHNIKIQSPGGGAKVKREGGRVVAIEFKKPIEEYLKLQGRFKHLFKQPEAIDVMREQIKAMWKVLGVEVTLPKPEE